Proteins encoded within one genomic window of Perognathus longimembris pacificus isolate PPM17 chromosome 28, ASM2315922v1, whole genome shotgun sequence:
- the Flna gene encoding filamin-A isoform X2: MSSSHSRAGQSTAGAAPGGGAETRDAEMPATEKDLAEDAPWKKIQQNTFTRWCNEHLKCVSKRIANLQTDLSDGLRLIALLEVLSQKKMHRKHNQRPTFRQMQLENVSVALEFLDRESIKLVSIDSKAIVDGNLKLILGLIWTLILHYSISMPMWDEEEDEEAKKQTPKQRLLGWIQNKLPQLPITNFSRDWQSGRALGALVDSCAPGLCPDWDSWDASKPVNNAREAMQQADDWLGIPQVITPEEIVDPNVDEHSVMTYLSQFPKAKLKPGAPLRPKLNPKKARAYGPGIEPTGNMVKKRAEFTVETRSAGQGEVLVYVEDPAGHQEEAKVTANNDKNRTFSVWYIPKVTGTHKVTVLFAGQHIAKSPFEVYVDKSQGDASKVTAQGPGLEPSGNIANKTTYFEIFTAGAGTGEVEVVIQDPTGQKGTVEPQLEARGDSTYRCSYQPMKEGVHTVHVTFAGVPIPRSPYTVTVGQACNPAACRAVGRGLQPKGVRVKETADFKVYTKGAGSGELKVTVKGPKGEERVKQKDLGDGVYGFEYYPSVPGTYTVTITWGGQNIGRSPFEVKVGTECGNQKVRAWGPGLEGGVVGKSADFVVEAIGDDVGTLGFSVEGPSQAKIECDDKGDGSCDVRYWPQEAGEYAVHVLCNSEDIRLSPFMADIRDAPQDFHPDKVKARGPGLEKTGVAVNKPAEFTVDAKHAGKAPLRVQVQDNEGCPVEASVKDNGNGTYSCSYVPRKPVKHTAMVSWGGVGIPNSPFRVNVGAGSHPNKVKVYGPGVAKTGLKAHEPTYFTVDCTEAGQGDVSIGIKCAPGVVGPTEADIDFDIIRNDNDTFTVKYTPRGAGSYTIMVLFADQATPTSPIRVKVEPSHDASKVKAEGPGLSRTGIELGKPTHFTVNAKAAGKGKLDVQFSGLAKGDAVRDVDVIDHHDNTYTVKYTPVQQGPVGVNITYGGDSIPKSPFSVGVSPSLDLSKIKVSGLGEKVDVGKDQEFTVKSKGAGGQGKVASKIVGPSGSVVPCKVEPGLGTDNSLVRFVPREEGPYEVEVTYDGVPVPGSPFPVEAVPPTKPSKVKAFGPGLQGGSAGSPARFTIDTKGAGTGGLGLTVEGPCEAQLECLDNGDGTCSVSYVPTEPGDYNINILFADTHIPGSPFKAHVVPCFDASKVKCSGPGLERATAGEVGQFQVDCSSAGSAELTIEICSEAGLPAEVYIQDHGDGTHTITYIPLCPGAYTVTIKYGGQPVPNFPSKLQVEPAVDTSGIQCYGPGIEGQGVFREATTEFSVDARALTQTGGPHVKARVANPSGNLTETYVQDCGDGTYKVEYTPYEEGLHSVNVTYDGSPVPSSPFQVPVAEGCDPSRVRVHGPGIQSGTTNKPNKFTVETRGAGTGGLGLAVEGPSEAKMSCMDNKDGSCSVEYIPYEAGTYSLNVTYGGHQVPGSPFKVPVHDVTDASKVKCSGPGLSPGMVRANLPQSFQVDTSKAGVAPLQVKVQGPKGLVEPVDVVDNADGTQTVNYVPSREGPYSISVLYGEEEVPRSPFKVKVLPTHDASKVKASGPGLNTTGVPASLPVEFTIDAKDAGEGLLAVQITDPEGKPKKTHIQDNHDGTYTVAYVPDVTGRYTILIKYGGDEIPFSPYRVRAVPTGDASKCTVTGAGIGPTIQIGEETVITVDTKAAGKGKVTCTVCTPDGSEVDVDVVENEDGTFDIFYTAPQPGKYVICVRFGGEHVPNSPFQVTALAGEQPTSQTPLRPQQLAPQYTYAQGGQQNWGPERPMVGVNGLDVTSLRPFDLVIPFTIKKGEITGEVRMPSGKVAQPSITDNKDGTVTVRYAPSEAGLHEMDIRYDNMHIPGSPLQFYVDYVNCGHVTAYGPGLTHGVVNKPATFTVNTKDAGEGGLSLAIEGPSKAEISCTDNQDGTCSVSYLPVLPGDYSILVKYNEQHIPGSPFTARVTGDDSMRMSHLKVGSAADIPINISETDLSLLTATVVPPSGREEPCLLKRLRNGHVGISFVPKETGEHMVHVKKNGQHVASSPIPVVISQSEIGDASRVRVSGQGLHEGHTFEPAEFIIDTRDAGYGGLSLSIEGPSKVDINTEDLEDGTCRVTYCPTEPGNYIINIKFADQHVPGSPFSVKVTGEGRVKESITRRRRAPSVANVGSHCDLSLKIPEISIQDMTAQVTSPSGKTHEAEIVEGENHTYCIRFVPAEMGMHTVSVKYKGQHVPGSPFQFTVGPLGEGGAHKVRAGGPGLERAEAGVPAEFSIWTREAGAGGLAIAVEGPSKAEISFEDRKDGSCGVAYVVQEPGDYEVSVKFNEEHIPDSPFVVPVASPSGDARRLTVSSLQESGLKVNQPASFAVSLNGAKGAIDAKVHSPSGALEECYVTEIDQDKYAVRFIPRENGIYLIDVKFNGTHIPGSPFKIRVGEPGHGGDPGLVSAYGAGLEGGVTGSPAEFIVNTTNAGAGALSVTIDGPSKVKMDCQECPEGYRVTYTPMAPGSYLISIKYGGPYHIGGSPFKAKVTGPRLVSNHSLHETSSVFVDSLTKAASVPQHGTLGPGPADASKVVAKGLGLSKAYVGQKSSFTVDCSKAGNNMLLVGVHGPRTPCEEILVKHVGSRLYSVSYLLKDKGEYTLVVKWGDEHIPGSPYRVMVP; the protein is encoded by the exons ATGAGTAGCTCCCACTCTCGCGCTGGCCAGAGCACGGCAGGCGCGGCTCCGGGAGGTGGCGCGGAGACGCGGGACGCCGAGATGCCGGCTACCGAGAAGGACCTGGCGGAGGATGCACCATGGAAGAAGATCCAGCAGAATACGTTCACTCGCTGGTGCAATGAGCACCTCAAGTGCGTGAGCAAGCGCATCGCCAATCTGCAGACGGACCTGAGCGATGGGCTGCGGCTCATCGCCCTGCTGGAGGTACTCAGCCAGAAGAAGATGCACCGCAAACACAACCAGCGACCCACCTTCCGCCAGATGCAGCTCGAGAATGTGTCGGTGGCGCTCGAATTCCTGGACCGCGAGAGCATCAAGCTCGTCTCCATCG ACAGCAAGGCCATTGTGGATGGAAACCTGAAGCTGATTTTGGGCCTCATCTGGACCCTCATCCTGCACTACTCTATCTCCATGCCCATGTGggatgaggaagaggatgaggaggccAAAAAGCAGACACCCAAACAGAGGCTTCTGGGGTGGATCCAAAACAAGTTACCACAGTTGCCCATCACGAACTTTAGTCGAGACTGGCAGAGTGGCCGCGCGCTGGGTGCCCTTGTGGATAGCTGTGCCCCAG GTCTGTGTCCTGACTGGGATTCCTGGGATGCCAGCAAGCCTGTGAACAATGCAAGGGAAGCCATGCAGCAGGCCGATGACTGGCTGGGCATCCCTCAG GTGATCACCCCCGAGGAGATTGTGGACCCCAATGTGGATGAGCATTCAGTCATGACCTACCTGTCCCAGTTCCCGAAGGCCAAGCTGAAACCAGGGGCTCCCCTGCGGCCCAAACTGAACCCAAAGAAAGCCCGAGCCTATGGGCCAG GCATAGAGCCCACAGGCAATATGGTGAAGAAACGGGCCGAGTTCACTGTGGAGACTCGAAGTGCCGGCCAGGGAGAGGTGCTGGTGTATGTGGAGGATCCAGCTGGACACCAAGAAGAG GCAAAGGTGACTGCCAATAATGACAAGAATCGCACCTTCTCCGTGTGGTACATCCCCAAAGTTACGGGGACTCATAAG GTGACAGTGCTCTTTGCCGGCCAGCATATTGCCAAGAGCCCCTTTGAGGTATATGTGGACAAATCACAGGGTGATGCCAGCAAAGTGACCGCCCAAGGCCCTGGCCTGGAGCCTAGTGGCAACATTGCAAACAAGACCACTTACTTTGAGATCTTCACTGCAG GAGCTGGCACTGGCGAGGTGGAGGTGGTCATCCAGGACCCTACAGGACAGAAGGGCACAGTGGAGCCTCAACTGGAGGCCCGAGGAGATAGCACGTATCGCTGCAGTTACCAGCCCATGAAGGAGGGCGTCCACACGGTGCATGTCACCTTTGCTGGTGTGCCCATCCCTCGCAGCCCCTACACTGTCACTGTTGGCCAAG CCTGTAACCCAGCTGCCTGTCGAGCTGTTGGCCGGGGCCTTCAGCCTAAAGGTGTGCGGGTGAAGGAGACGGCTGACTTCAAGGTATACACAAAGGGCGCCGGCAGCGGAGAGCTGAAGGTCACTGTAAAGGGTCCCA AGGGCGAGGAACGTGTGAAACAGAAGGATCTAGGAGACGGTGTGTATGGCTTTGAGTATTACCCTTCAGTCCCTGGCACATACACGGTCACCATCACATGGGGTGGCCAGAATATTGGACGCAG TCCCTTCGAGGTGAAAGTGGGCACGGAGTGTGGCAATCAGAAGGTGCGGGCCTGGGGCCCTGGACTGGAAGGAGGTGTTGTTGGCAAGTCAGCAGACTTCGTGGTAGAGGCCATTGGGGACGATGTGGGCACTTTGG GCTTCTCCGTGGAAGGCCCATCGCAGGCCAAAATTGAATGTGATGATAAGGGCGACGGCTCCTGTGATGTGCGCTACTGGCCCCAGGAGGCTGGCGAGTATGCTGTTCACGTACTGTGCAACAGTGAGGACATCCGCCTCAGCCCCTTCATGGCTGATATCCGCGACGCACCTCAGGACTTTCACCCAGACAAG GTAAAGGCACGTGGGCCTGGATTGGAGAAGACTGGTGTGGCAGTCAACAAACCTGCAGAGTTCACTGTGGATGCTAAGCATGCTGGGAAGGCCCCTCTCCGAGTCCAAGTGCAG GACAACGAGGGCTGCCCTGTGGAGGCGTCAGTCAAGGACAATGGCAATGGCACATATAGCTGCTCCTACGTGCCCAGGAAACCCGTGAAGCACACGGCCATGGTGTCCTGGGGAGGTGTCGGCATCCCAAACAGCCCTTTCCGG GTGAATGTGGGCGCTGGCAGCCACCCAAACAAGGTCAAGGTGTatggcccaggagtggccaagaCAGGGCTCAAAGCCCACGAACCTACCTACTTTACAGTGGACTGTACGGAGGCTGGTCAGG GCGATGTCAGCATTGGTATCAAGTGTGCCCCAGGAGTGGTGGGTCCTACTGAGGCTGACATTGACTTCGACATAATTCGCAATGACAATGATACCTTCACAGTGAAATACACACCCCGTGGGGCTGGCAGCTATACCATTATGGTCCTTTTTGCTGATCAG GCCACACCTACCAGCCCCATCCGCGTCAAGGTAGAGCCCTCCCATGATGCCAGCAAGGTAAAGGCTGAGGGCCCTGGTCTCAGTCGCACAG GTATTGAGCTTGGCAAGCCCACCCATTTCACTGTCAATGCCAAAGCTGCTGGCAAAGGAAAGCTGGATGTCCAGTTCTCAGGGCTGGCCAAGGGGGATGCGGTACGAGATGTGGACGTCATTGATCACCATGATAACACCTACACAGTCAAGTACACACCTGTGCAACAG GGCCCAGTTGGTGTCAACATCACTTATGGAGGAGATTCCATCCCCAAGAGCCCCTTCTCAGTAGGAGTGTCCCCAAGCCTGGACCTCAGCAAGATCAAGGTGTCTGGCCTGGGAGAAA AAGTGGACGTTGGCAAAGACCAGGAATTCACAGTCAAGTCAAAGGGTGCAGGTGGCCAAGGCAAAGTGGCATCCAAGATTGTGGGGCCCTCAGGTTCAGTGGTACCTTGCAAGGTGGAGCCTGGCCTGGGGACTGACAATAGCTTGGTGCGCTTTGTGCCTCGTGAGGAGGGGCCTTACGAGGTGGAGGTGACCTATGATGGTGTGCCAGTGCCTGGCAGCCCCTTTCCTGTGGAAGCAGTACCTCCCACCAAACCTAGCAAG gtGAAGGCATTTGGACCAGGACTGCAGGGGGGCAGTGCAGGCTCCCCTGCCCGCTTCACCATTGACACCAAAGGTGCTGGCACAGGTGGCCTAGGCCTGACCGTGGAGGGCCCCTGTGAGGCACAGCTGGAGTGTCTGGACAATGGAGATGGCACCTGCTCCGTGTCCTATGTGCCCACTGAGCCCGGCGACTACAACATCAACATCCTCTTCGCTGATACCCATATCCCTGGCTCCCCATTCAAGGCCCATGTGGTTCCCTGCTTCGATGCATCCAAGgtcaagtgctcaggccctgggctggagCGGGCCACCGCTGGTGAGGTGGGCCAGTTCCAGGTGGACTGCTCAAGTGCAGGCAGTGCAGAGTTGACAATTGAGATCTGCTCTGAGGCTGGGCTGCCAGCCGAAGTGTACATCCAGGACCATGGTGATGGCACGCACACCATCACCTATATTCCTCTCTGCCCTGGGGCCTACACTGTCACTATCAAGTATGGTGGCCAGCCTGTGCCCAATTTCCCCAGCAAGCTTCAGGTGGAGCCTGCTGTGGACACGTCAGGCATCCAGTGCTATGGGCCCGGAATTGAGGGCCAAG GTGTCTTCCGAGAGGCCACCACGGAGTTCAGTGTGGATGCTCGTGCTCTGACACAGACAGGAGGGCCCCATGTAAAGGCCCGTGTGGCCAACCCATCAGGCAACCTCACGGAGACATATGTGCAGGACTGTGGTGATGGCACATACAAAGTGGAATACACACCCTATGAGGAGG GACTCCACTCTGTGAATGTGACCTATGATGGAAGCCCTGTGCCCAGCAGCCCCTTCCAGGTGCCTGTGGCAGAGGGCTGCGACCCCTCTCGAGTGCGTGTCCATGGGCCAGGCATCCAAAGTGGGACCACCAACAAACCCAACAAGttcacagtggagaccag GGGAGCTGGCACAGGTGGCCTGGGCCTGGCTGTAGAGGGCCCCTCTGAGGCCAAGATGTCCTGCATGGATAACAAGGACGGCAGCTGCTCAGTAGAGTACATCCCCTATGAGGCCGGCACATACAGCCTTAATGTGACCTATGGTGGTCACCAAGTGCCAG GCAGTCCTTTCAAGGTCCCTGTGCATGACGTGACAGATGCATCCAAAGTCAAGTGTTCTGGGCCTGGCCTGAGCCCGGGCATGGTTCGTGCCAATCTCCCTCAGTCCTTCCAGGTGGACACAAGCAAGGCTGGTGTGGCCCCACTGCAGGTCAAAGTGCAAGGGCCCAAAG GCTTGGTGGAGCCAGTGGATGTGGTGGACAATGCTGATGGCACTCAGACCGTCAACTATGTGCCCAGTCGAGAAGGGCCCTATAGCATCTCAGTGCTCTATGGGGAAGAAGAGGTGCCCCGGAG CCCCTTTAAGGTCAAGGTGCTACCCACACACGATGCCAGTAAGGTGAAAGCCAGTGGACCTGGACTCAACACTACCGGTGTGCCAGCCAGCCTGCCAGTGGAGTTCACCATTGATGCCAAGGATGCTGGGGAGGGGCTCCTGGCTGTCCAGATTACG GACCCTGAAGGCAAGCCCAAGAAGACACACATCCAAGACAACCATGATGGCACATACACGGTGGCCTACGTGCCAGATGTGACAGGACGCTATACGATCCTCATCAAGTATGGTGGGGATGAGATCCCCTTCTCCCCGTATCGTGTCCGGGCTGTGCCCACTGGGGATGCCAGCAAGTGCACAGTGACAG GTGCTGGCATCGGCCCTACCATCCAGATTGGGGAGGAGACGGTAATCACTGTGGACACAAAGGCAGCAGGCAAAGGCAAGGTGACCTGCACCGTGTGCACCCCCGACGGCTCAGAGGTAGATGTGGATGTGGTAGAGAATGAGGATGGCACCTTCGACATCTTCTACACAGCCCCTCAGCCAGGCAAATACGTCATCTGTGTGCGCTTTGGCGGCGAGCACGTGCCCAACAGCCCCTTCCAAGTGACA GCTTTGGCTGGGGAGCAGCCCACCTCACAGACTCCATTACGGCCTCAGCAGCTGGCTCCACAGTATACCTATGCCCAGGGGGGTCAGCAGAATTGG GGACCAGAGAGGCCTATGGTGGGTGTTAATGGCCTGGATGTGACCAGTCTGAGGCCCTTTGACCTTGTCATCCCCTTTACTATCAAGAAAGGAGAGATCACTg gagagGTTCGGATGCCCTCGGGCAAAGTGGCACAGCCCTCCATCACTGACAACAAGGATGGCACTGTGACAGTGCGCTACGCACCCAGTGAGGCTGGCCTGCATGAGATGGACATCCGCTATGACAACATGCACATCCCAG GAAGCCCCTTGCAGTTCTACGTGGATTATGTCAACTGTGGCCATGTCACTGCCTATGGCCCTGGCCTCACCCACGGAGTAGTCAACAAACCTGCTACCTTCACCGTCAACACCAAGGATGCAGGAGAGG GGGGCTTGTCGCTGGCCATTGAGGGGCCATCCAAAGCGGAAATCAGCTGCACTGACAACCAGGATGGGACATGCAGTGTTTCTTACCTACCTGTGCTGCCTGGTGACTACAGCATCCTCGTCAAGTACAATGAGCAGCACATCCCAGGCAGCCCTTTCACTGCCAGGGTCACAG GTGATGATTCCATGCGGATGTCCCACCTAAAAGTGGGCTCTGCCGCCGACATCCCCATAAACATCTCGGAGACAGACCTTAGCCTGTTGACAGCCACTGTGGTGCCTCCTTCGGGCCGAGAGGAGCCCTGTCTTTTGAAGCGCCTGCGTAATGGTCACGTTG GGATTTCATTCGTGCCCAAGGAAACAGGGGAGCACATGGTGCACGTGAAGAAGAACGGGCAGCACGTGGCAAGCAGCCCCATCCCAGTGGTGATCAGCCAGTCCGAGATTGGGGATGCCAGTCGGGTGCGTGTCTCCGGCCAGGGCCTCCATGAAGGCCACACCTTTGAGCCTGCTGAATTTATTATCGACACCCGAGATGCAG GCTATGGTGGGCTCAGCCTGTCCATTGAAGGCCCCAGCAAGGTGGACATCAACACAGAGGACCTGGAGGATGGCACGTGCAGGGTCACCTACTGCCCCACAGAGCCCGGCAACTACATCATAAACATCAAGTTTGCTGACCAGCATGTGCCTG GCAGCCCCTTCTCTGTGAAGGTGACCGGTGAGGGCCGGGTGAAAGAGAGCATCACACGCAGGCGGCGGGCCCCTTCAGTGGCCAATGTTGGCAGCCACTGTGACCTCAGCCTGAAGATCCCTG AAATTAGCATCCAAGACATGACGGCCCAGGTGACTAGCCCATCAGGCAAGACCCATGAGGCAGAAATTGTGGAAGGAGAGAACCATACTTATTGCATCAGATTTGTACCTGCTGAGATGGGAATGCACACAGTCAGCGTGAAGTACAAGGGCCAACATGTACCTGGGAGCCCTTTCCAGTTCACCGTGGGGCCCCTGGGGGAAGGAGGTGCCCACAAGGTTCGTGCTGGAGGACCTGGCCTGGAAAGGGCTGAAGCTGGAGTGCCAG CTGAATTCAGCATTTGGACCAGGGAAGCTGGTGCTGGGGGATTGGCCATCGCTGTCGAGGGCCCCAGCAAAGCTGAGATCTCATTCGAGGACCGCAAGGATGGCTCTTGTGGTGTGGCTTATGTGGTCCAAGAGCCAG GTGACTATGAGGTGTCAGTCAAATTCAACGAGGAGCACATCCCTGACAGTCCCTTTGTGGTGCCTGTGGCTTCTCCGTCTGGTGACGCCCGCCGCCTTACTGTTTCTAGTCTTCAG GAGTCAGGGCTAAAGGTCAACCAACCAGCCTCTTTTGCAGTCAGCCTGAATGGGGCCAAGGGGGCAATTGATGCCAAGGTGCACAGCCCCTCGGGAGCCCTGGAGGAGTGCTATGTCACAGAGATCGACCAAG ATAAGTATGCTGTGCGCTTCATCCCACGGGAGAATGGCATCTATCTGATTGATGTCAAGTTCAATGGTACCCACATCCCTGGAAGCCCCTTCAAGATCCGAGTTGGGGAGCCTGGGCATGGAGGGGACCCAGGCTTGGTGTCCGCCTATGGAGCAGGCCTGGAAGGTGGCGTCACAG GGAGCCCAGCGGAGTTTATCGTGAATACAACCAACGCGGGAGCTGGTGCCCTGTCAGTGACCATTGATGGCCCCTCCAAGGTGAAGATGGATTGCCAGGAGTGCCCTGAGGGCTACCGTGTCACCTATACTCCAATGGCACCTGGCAGCTACCTCATCTCCATCAAGTATGGTGGGCCCTACCACATTGGGGGAAGCCCTTTCAAGGCCAAGGTCACAG GCCCCCGTCTTGTCAGCAACCACAGCCTCCACGAGACATCGTCAGTGTTTGTGGACTCCCTGACCAAGGCTGCCAGTGTCCCCCAGCATGGAACCCTGGGTCCAGGTCCTGCTGATGCCAGCAAGGTGGTAGCCAAGGGCCTGGGGCTGAGCAAGGCCTACGTAGGCCAGAAGAGTAGCTTCACAGTAGACTGCAGTAAAGCAG GCAACAACATGCTGCTGGTGGGGGTGCATGGCCCAAGGACACCCTGCGAGGAGATCCTGGTGAAACACGTGGGCAGCCGGCTCTACAGCGTCTCCTACCTGCTCAAGGACAAAGGGGAGTACACACTAGTGGTCAAGTGGGGTGACGAGCACATCCCAGGCAGCCCCTATCGCGTCATGGTGCCCTGA